The window CCGCTGGCTCCCGGTGAGTTTAAACAGCGACTACCTGGCAGTAAATATCCCCGAGTTTAAGCTGCACGTTTATCACGCCGACAGCTTGCTATGGACCTGTAATGTGGTTGTAGGCCAAAAGGTGCATCAAACAGTTATATTTTATGGCCAAATGCAATACGTGGTATTTAGCCCGTACTGGAACGTGCCTGAAAGCATTGTGCGAAACGAGGTTTTACCCGAAATGCGAAAAAACGTCAATTATATCGGCAAGCACAATATGATAATTACCGGCCGCGAGAATGGTTTGCCTGTAATTAAACAAAAGCCAGGCCCCGAGAACTCCTTAGGACTTGTAAAATTTTTGTTCCCGAATAGTTATAATATTTATTTGCATGATACGCCATCCCGATCATTATTTGGCGAATCTTCAAGGGCGTTTAGTCACGGCTGCATCCGGGTTGGTGAACCAGCCAGGCTTGCCGCTTTTCTGTTGAAGTATGATACCACCTGGACCGCCGCTAAGATTAACAAGGCAATGCATTTGGGCAAAGAACAAACTATAACGCTAAAGCAGAAAGTGCCCGTGTTTATCGCCTACTTCACCGCTTTTACCGACAGGGATAACAAGCTGAATTTTCGCCAGGATATTTATGACAGGGATGAACAACTGGCGTCGATGATATTATCGGGAAATGGAAAGTATTAGAGAGAATTTTAATTTACAAAACAAAAAAACGTCATTAGTATCCATCAGGTAAAAACCGAAAAAATCGTTACGACCTGTAAAGAAAGACAGTGAAATCAATGTACTAAACTCCCGTCATTGCTTCGTACCTCATAATGACATAAATGTAAGTTATTGATTATCAATAATGTTTTTTTTTAAATTTTCAACGTAGAGACGCATAATTGCGTCTCCCGCGTGCAAATCACACATGCAAATTGATCTTGCAAATCGGCCTTGCAAATCCTGAATATCCTGCGGGAGACGCAATTATGCGTCTCTACAACAGCCCCATTTGCAGCAATGTCGTTACTGTTTTTTCCAGGATTATCCTGGTAGTTATTCGCAATGACGGATATTTAATGCTGACAGTCAGTAATTTACAAGCACGTCATTATAAGACACGAAGCAATGACGCGATTATATGATAATAACTACTTCTACTTCAACACCGATACCGCTTTATTGGCATCCCCAACTCCCCAAACTGTACCGGGCTTATCGCCCATGGTTATTTCCAGTTCGCCGCCAGCCATCAGGGTTTTGTGCGAAAAATAGGTTTTGGTATAGTTTACACCGTTCAGTTTCATGGCGTTGATATACATGTTTTTAGGCCCGTTATTTTTTACCACAACGTGAAATGTTTTATTTCCCTGTAGTTTCAGCGTTGCCTCGGTGATTACCGGGCTGCCAAAAACGTACAGGCCATTTGCCGGGTTAACGGGGTAAAAGCCAAGGGCCGATAATACGTACCAGGCCGACATCTGGCCAACATCTTCATTACCGATAATACCGTCGGTTTTAGTGGTGTAAAAGTCATCAAGGATATAACGCACTTTAGCGGCAGTTTTCCATGGCTGGCCCGAGTAATCATAGTAGTAGGCCATTGGGTGCCCTGGCTCGTTGCCATGCGCATACTGCCCAATTAACCCCGAAACATCAGGCGATTTAAATTTACCCATATCTCCCTCGGCAATAAATAACGAATCGAGCTTGATATTAAATTTGTCTTTGCCGCCCAGCAAATTAATTAATCCTTCCACATCCTGAGGTACCAGGAAAGTATATTCCCAGCCATTGCCTTCGGTAAAGTCGCCGGTTTCATGAATCGAGATGAATGGGCTGTATGGCGTGCGCCATGAATTATCGGCTAAACGGCCACGCATAAACCCGGCTTTAGGGTCGTAGTAGTTTTTGTAGTATTTACCGCGCTTGCTAAAGTATTCATAATCGGCAGTTTTACCCAGTTTTTTGGCAACCTGTGCAAGACACCAATCGTCAATGGCATATTCCAAACCCATCGAAACAGATTCGGCCGTACTATCTGCAGGAATAAAACCCAGTTTTTTAACAAATTTAACGCCGCGCGCGTCCTGCATGGCGGTGGTTTTCATAGCCTCATAAGCCAGGTTAGCATCAAAACCTTTGTAGCCTTTCAGCAATGCATCGGCAACAACAGGTACCGCGCTGTAACCAACCATACAATTAGTCTCGTTGGCCATTAAATGCCAGGTTGGCAAAGTGCCCTGCTGCTGGTAAATAGCCAGCATCGAGTTTATCATATCATTGGTATGCTCCGGGTGGATGATGGTTGACAGTGGGTTATTAGACCTGTAAGTATCCCATAAGGAAAATGTAGTTACATTATTAAATCCAACATTTTTATGCACCTTTTTATCGGTACCCCAATATTCGCCGTTTACATCATTAAATATAGATGGCGCTACCATAGAGTGGTAGAAAGCGGTGTAAAACTTTTTCAATATCGACAATGAATCAGCTTTAATATTGATTTTGCCTAATTGCGCATTCCAGGCCTGGTCTGCCTGGCTAACAACTTTTGCAAAATCCCAGCCAGGTATTTCGGCTTTAATGTTCAGCATGGCATTGGCCGAGCTTACCGGCGAAATACCAACTTTAGCGTATACAACCTCGCCCTTTGAGGTAGCAAAACTGATAACACCCTTAATTTTTGCTCCTTTTAACTTGGTACCGATGGCTTTTGCTGTACTATCGTAAACCGCGAATTTTTCTATCGGTTTTGAGAAAACGGCGGTAAAGTAAATACGCTGATCAGCCGCCCATCCTTTCGAAAAACGATACCCGCTGATGGTATACTTATCTTCCTGCTTAATGTAGGTTTCGTACGATCTGTCCCAACCGATGCCTTCCTGTAAGTCAATCACAATATGCGCATCTTTTGATGTTGGGAACGTGTATTTGTGCATCCCCACCCTGGTAGTGGCTGTAAGCTCGACGCCGATATCGTAGCGTTTTAACTTAACCTTATAGTAGCCGGGCTTCACAACTTCGTCCTTGTGGCTAAAAAGTGAAACATATCCATCTTGCATATCTTTCAAACTGCCTTTGTAGGTTTTGATAGCCCCGGTGGTTGGCATAAAAGAAATATCGCCCAAATCGCCGATACCGGTACCGCTTAAGTGGGTATGCTGAAAACCAATAATAGTTGAATCGGAAATATGGTAGCCCGAGCACCAATCCCACCCTTCAGACAGGTTAGTTGGCCCTAATTGCACTGCGCCAAAAGGAACGTTTGCCCCAACAAACACATGCCCGTGAAAACCGGTACCGATATAAGGATCGACGTATTTGGTAAAAGACACAGGTGCAATACCTGTCGTTTTTTTAGCTTTTGGTGCCTGGCCAAATGCGGTCACTGTTAAAACTGCCAGCATCCCGGCTAAGAAGGTCGTTTTTTTCATTTGTAATGTGTAGAATGTATTCCGGTTTGCTCAAACATACGCCCGGCCATATAATAGATAATTAATAAACGCTTAATTCTGCAACGGTAATGCCATTGCCTGTTATAACATGTTCAGCCTCAAATTTAAAATACCTGGCGCTTACGGGGTTGCTTAAAACAACCGGCTGCTCAATCGGGTTCGATTTAATATTAGAGAATTCCCCCGAAGCCACTTTCACCCATTCTTTGCCATCCAGGCTTGTATAAAATGCATACCGGTCAACAATACCATCGGCCTGCTTATCCTGCCTTGGTAAATATCCAAATGCTTTAATTTGGTGCGACACCCCCATATCAATAGTTATTTGCTGCGGAAATTTTGTATCACTCTTGCTTAATGTGCTGTATAACGTACCGGTATGCTCATCAACTGCATTTTCGCCCCGGTTGCCACCATCATTTGCTGCAGTCGCATCAATGATTTTCCAATCTGCTTTGGCATAGCCAAATGAGGCAAAAGCAACATCGCTTTTCTGCCCCTTGCCTTCAAAGCTACGTGCTTTAACAATCCCTCCGTTGGCCAATAAAACCGGTTCCTTGTAAACCGGCGAAGTAAACGTTGGTTCCTGTCCGTTCAAAGTATACCTTATGGCACTCACCGGCGCTTCGGTTGTTATGCTTACCTCGCCTTTTTTGTTCCGGGT is drawn from Mucilaginibacter ginsenosidivorax and contains these coding sequences:
- a CDS encoding GH92 family glycosyl hydrolase yields the protein MKKTTFLAGMLAVLTVTAFGQAPKAKKTTGIAPVSFTKYVDPYIGTGFHGHVFVGANVPFGAVQLGPTNLSEGWDWCSGYHISDSTIIGFQHTHLSGTGIGDLGDISFMPTTGAIKTYKGSLKDMQDGYVSLFSHKDEVVKPGYYKVKLKRYDIGVELTATTRVGMHKYTFPTSKDAHIVIDLQEGIGWDRSYETYIKQEDKYTISGYRFSKGWAADQRIYFTAVFSKPIEKFAVYDSTAKAIGTKLKGAKIKGVISFATSKGEVVYAKVGISPVSSANAMLNIKAEIPGWDFAKVVSQADQAWNAQLGKINIKADSLSILKKFYTAFYHSMVAPSIFNDVNGEYWGTDKKVHKNVGFNNVTTFSLWDTYRSNNPLSTIIHPEHTNDMINSMLAIYQQQGTLPTWHLMANETNCMVGYSAVPVVADALLKGYKGFDANLAYEAMKTTAMQDARGVKFVKKLGFIPADSTAESVSMGLEYAIDDWCLAQVAKKLGKTADYEYFSKRGKYYKNYYDPKAGFMRGRLADNSWRTPYSPFISIHETGDFTEGNGWEYTFLVPQDVEGLINLLGGKDKFNIKLDSLFIAEGDMGKFKSPDVSGLIGQYAHGNEPGHPMAYYYDYSGQPWKTAAKVRYILDDFYTTKTDGIIGNEDVGQMSAWYVLSALGFYPVNPANGLYVFGSPVITEATLKLQGNKTFHVVVKNNGPKNMYINAMKLNGVNYTKTYFSHKTLMAGGELEITMGDKPGTVWGVGDANKAVSVLK